The following DNA comes from Engraulis encrasicolus isolate BLACKSEA-1 unplaced genomic scaffold, IST_EnEncr_1.0 scaffold_192_np1212, whole genome shotgun sequence.
GTGATATCCTGCCTGTACATTAATGGCAAACCTGTGGAGCGAGTGGACTCGTTCAAATTCCGAGGCGTACACATCTCTGCTGATCTCTCCAGTCCTGGTCAATCAACACCTCAGCTCTGGTAAACGAAACCAAAAGGCCCAGCAGTGACTGCACATTCAGAGAGTGCTAAAGAAAGAACAATAGGAcccaagcttgctggtgacctttaaCCTCTGCCAGCCGTGAAAGACATCTATACAAAGAGAGTgttatctagggcccataacattctcaaagaccaatcacacccaggatatggactattcaaaaaactgagatctggaaggcgactgtgctgtcacagagctagaactgagagactgagaaagagcttttttcctcatgccatttgcttactgaattcctcctaattactttgattgaacacacacacacacacacacacacacacacacacacacacacacacacacacacacacacacacacacacacacacacacacacacacacacacacacacacacacaccttttattttttattttatttcttcttcacccttcttctgcacacttgttttgcaccggccatgcatttcattacaagtgacacggaagtgtctctatgtacatgacaaataaatatccttgaatccttgaaataTGGTTTTGTGTTTTATGCCTAACAAGACAAGATGCTCATCCACCTCTCTTTTAAAAAGTGCAtaatattagaatattgttaATGGAACCGGCTGTCCACGCTGTAGGTCACAGTAAATGATTTCCAATTGaagtcagtaggcctactccCGTTTCCTCTGCAAAATATTGTTACATGAATTAACACCTTTTGCTGTATTTTGACAGTGTTGTGGCGATGACTGGGAAGAACAttcaccagtgtgcggtgatccttcttgtttactggGGTTTGAAGAACACCCTGAGTCATCCCCAAAGATGTGCTTACAGACAGACTCCAGCTCAGGTACTGGCACCAAAGTGTTATTCACTGAAAGCTCTGAGAATTGTAAATGGGTTAATAACTTTTATCTGgactcagatgtcaggtggtgcaaccacagctaatgcccataaattaattagtaatttgtaattgatgtactgcaatgaataagcttgttaaataaataaataaatatttaattaataaaatagcgGTATTAGCTGTTGCTGACACGTTCTACTACTAAAACATTGACGCAAATAACAATACGTTTCCCACTCCATAGCTGGTCATGACAGGCTTAAATATTTCAATTTAATTTTGGTGATATATGTCAACTGTTCTTCTACAACCCCCAGTGGTGGACAGAAACCCACAAAAGTAAATCAGAACTGCAATGCAACCCAACACGTATATATCAATCTTTATTATTCAAGAAAGCATACAAGTTGTTACAAAAAGAAAATCAGAAACATGTTTCAACAGAGCCCCCTTATTTGGAAAGCATGCGGTGCTGTACGTAGTAGGACAGTATTGCACTTGGCTTACTGTTAATAAGGGTGACATTATCATAATCACAACTTCTGATGGAGATTGGCTAAAGGGGTGACAGGTCTGATGGTGATTGGCTAAAGGGGTGACAGGTCTGATGGTGATTGGCTAAAGGGGTGACAGGTCTGATGGTGATTGGCTAAAGGGGTGACAGGTCTGGGTATCAGTCAGGGTCATGAGGAGGctgcttcctccctctcctcgctATGGCACGCCACTAATGTGACGGCGGTCCGGGaaactgtggcgcagcgcgctaagccccccacatttgggcttgcatgctcacagggaccccggttagaGTCCaaccgaggtcatttcccgaccccatCCCGTCTcgctgtcccactcgcttcctgtcaccatctcagactgctctatcaaataaaggcataaaagcccctaaaaatatgtatttttaaaaaatgtgcggTGCGGAACGGTCAAGGGAGGCTCTCCACTTAATGGTGCAGATTCTGGATCTGGAGCGCAAAAAAgacaatgaaataaaaacattatGTAGACATGACACGGATATTGAACAAAGCTGTTGACAAAAACAAAAGTGGATAGGTGCCAAGACTTGTCCACCTGCCAGCAAGATAATGTAAGCTCCCGTTTTTACCCCCTTCTTATTAATTTATGATTCGTCACCCTAAATGCAATCCGTCGACATGAGCGACAGGACTCAAATTATTCCAGGGACATACGTACACATGCAAATTTGGCCAGGCCAAGTGAAGCGAACTTCACCATTCATTACCATCAGGGAGGCAAAGGCAAACAAACTGCCAgatttaatatcatgcaaatgaggagtgaatttagCCTGCAACggacaatcaaatcaacaacataaatgaTTTTACTATGAATGATTTTCCACAACTAGACCATGTCTTAACTGCTGTAAAGTCCTGTTGTTTTCCACAACTAGACCATGTCTTCACTGCTGTAAAGTCCTGTTGTTTTCCACAACTAGACCATGTCTTCACTGCTGTAAAGTCCTGTTGAGATGTTGACACACTGCTAATGGTGTACACgtaatgcagctgtgtgtgtgtgtgtgtgtgtgtgtgtgtgtgtgtgtgtgtgtgtgtgtgtgtgtgtgtgtgtgtgtgtgtgtgtgtgtgtgtgtgtgtgtgtgtgtgtgtgtgtgtgtgagcggctcTCTGCTCCAGTCAGGATGATGGATGATCAATATCAGATCAATATCAGATCAGTATCAGTCATTTCCACCTGTGGAGAAAATTTAGCAGATGGCATCATCGTCTTCAGTGTGAGCTTCCTCCAATAGGAATCCTCAACACTGACATGTGTGAGCTTCCTCCAATAGGATTCCTCAACACTGACATGTGTATGGCATCATTATCCTCAGTGTGAGCTTCCtccattatttttcctgttatacgcacaccgtgtcgtcaattattcCTTACCTACTCCATCACCATCTAATTCGAAACACTTTCTGACATCATAATGCATTTACTCACATGACTTCCTTTTGGATCTTTCACCAGAGCAGAGATCTGCTGCATTGCAGAGGCTCCTAGTCCATTATTATCCACAGTCAGCTTtatcaggtgtgatgaggggtttgatgtcaGAGCTGACGCCAGAGCATCACAGCCCTCTGCTCTAATACTGCACCactcaagcctggagagagaagaagaaagagggcaCAAGTAACAATACACTCCTTTGGCAAAATATTCACATCACAAACCTGACTTcagtccattgtgtgtgtgtgtgtgtgtgtgtgtgtgtgtgtgtgtgtgtgtgtgtgtgtgtgtgtgtgtgtgtgtgtgtgtgtgtgtgtgtgtgtgtgtgtgtgtgtgtgtgtgtgtgtgtgtgtgtttacccaagtgtctgtagtttacagtctggatttcTGAGTAGATCAGAGATATGCTTtgcaccagagtctcctagttcatTACAATCCAGATGCAGCTGTATCAGGTGTGAGGGATTTGATATCAGAGCTGaagccagagcagcacagccctctgctgttaaaCTGCAGGAGAAAAGCctggatagagaggaagagagggggcacaAGTAACACAGATACGTATAACCACTACAcacctactacactacacacacacacacacacacacacacatactagcagCATTGTCAATGTCATCAACAtcaacactgtttgtgtgtgtgtgtgtgtgtgtgtgtgtgtgtgtgtgtgtgtgtgtgtgtgtgtgtgtgtgtgtgtgtgtgtgtgtgtgtgtctgtgtgtgtgtgtgtgtgtgtgtgtgtgtgtgagagagagagagagagagtgtgtgtgtgtttgcttacccCAGtgcctgtagtttacagtctggattcctgagtagatcaGAGATGTGCTTCAccccagagtctcctagtttattataACTCAGATGCAGCTCtaccaggtgtgatgaggggtttgatgccagagctgaagccagagcagcacagccctctgctgttatactgcagccaCCAAGccttgagagagaggaagagagggggcacaAGTAACACAGTTGTGCATAACCACTACACAccgactacactacacacacacacacacacacacacgcacacgcacgcacgcacgcacgcacgcacgcacgcaccagggatgggcagtacagtggaatccgcttatagtggtcacggatatagtaatcagccgcttatatagatcaaaagGCTTGGGACggaatcatttctatacaaatgctgtttaaataattcgCTTATAGTAATCAAGAAATCcgcttataatgttcatttttggccattttatgaatgtaaatatgtgcaaaaataattttaaaattacgtgtagttttttttttttttactcccatgATTCCTTTCTGGACGTCGCTTCTGCGCTTCTGCCTAGCTAGCTAACGTAAAGAGTTGACGACCCACGCAGCTAGAACTAGCTGGCTGGGAAAAGAAAGTCATTTTCTATGAATGAGAAACGTAGTCTCCTCGAGGCATATGATAAGCTGACAAAAACGACCCAACGAGATGCTGCGGagaagcttggcattcctcaggctaccttgtgtAGTCTAATCAAACAACGAGAGACAATCATGACCGCTAACGACGGGGAAAGAAAACGACGGCGCCCGGGCAAAGCACCTGCGGTTGAGGCCGCCCTGGTCAAATGGATTGATCATGCCCGGTCTCGCAACGCTCCGTTGAGCGGACCCTTGGTCAGGGAGAAGGCTGCGGCATTAGCAACAAGCCTCGGAGACGAGAGTTTCAAAGTTTCTAGCGGCTGGTTTGAGCGATTTAAAAAGAGGGAGAACATTGTGTTTAAGAAGCTGCACGGGGAAGCTGCTGAGGCTGACACTGTGTCACGCGACGAGTGGCTCGAGCAACAGTGGGTCAGAATGAGAGAGGAGTACAGTGAGGAGAGCATCTGGAACGCTGATGAAACCGGGATTTATTTTCGGGCTTTACCTGACGGCACCCTGACCTTCAAATCTGACAACAAAAGAGGGGGTAAAAAATCTAAAGAAAGAATTACGGCTTTGTTCGCCTGCTCTGCCGCAGGAGAAAAGAAGGAACTTTTTGTCATCGGAAAAAGTCAGAACCCCCGCTGCTTCAAACACGTACGTACACTGCCTGTTCGCTACGCAGCCAATGCTAATGCTTGGATGACCGGGGCTCTCTTTGTGGAGTGGTTAAAGGACTGGGATCGCAAACTGGGCCAAGAGAGGAAGCGTATTCTGCTGCTTGTGGACAACTGCTCCGCCCATAACATGAACAATTCAACACTGAGAAACATTCGACTCGAGTTTCTGCCGAAGAACCTCCATTCTTCAGTCCTGTGACCAAGGCATCATCAGAGCAGCCAAAGCTTACTTCCGCAAAGATATGGCCCGCTCCGTACTGCGCCAAATTGATGAGGGGAACAGAGCAGGTGCTGCAGACATCGCAAAGAAAATCAGCCTCCTGGATGCGATTCTTATGCTGCGGGACGCCTGGGCTGATGTGGAGGCTTCCACAATCAGGAATTGTTGGAGGAAAGGAGGTCTGGTCATGTCACCAGAGGAGGAACCGACACCTGTTGATCCACCTGCAGAGATGTGTCAGAGCCCGTGACGGATGAGAACATCATCGCGGAGGTACAAGAGCTCTTTGGTGTGGGTACCAGTGCTGCGcgcgagggggaggaggaggaggaggaggaggaggaagaagaggagcccGTTGCCCCTTCCAGAGCTGAGATGAGGAATGCAATTTGCATTTTAAAGACTGGCCTCCTGCATGTTGGTTTCAAAAACTTTGACCTTTTACATCGGTTTGAAAAAGAAGTGAACTCGGTGTTGGACAACACTCTGATCCAGGGAACCATGGATAAATATGTTAGGCCg
Coding sequences within:
- the LOC134442647 gene encoding tigger transposable element-derived protein 6; protein product: MTANDGERKRRRPGKAPAVEAALVKWIDHARSRNAPLSGPLVREKAAALATSLGDESFKVSSGWFERFKKRENIVFKKLHGEAAEADTVSRDEWLEQQWVRMREEYSEESIWNADETGIYFRALPDGTLTFKSDNKRGGKKSKERITALFACSAAGEKKELFVIGKSQNPRCFKHVRTLPVRYAANANAWMTGALFVEWLKDWDRKLGQERKRILLLVDNCSAHNMNNSTLRNIRLEFLPKNLHSSVL